The nucleotide sequence GTTGCGTAAATTTTGTAACCATCGGCGATCGGCGGAGGGAATGTTGTTCTTGGAAAGAGTGAAAGATGTTCCGTTGCCAAAAAGAAGAACCAGTTTGCTCATAAATATGCAAAAGGTACACAAACACAGGCAGAAGACCGGCGTGCCGCAAATAAACCTGAATTTGGgtgctttatttatttgggCAAAGTACAAAGGAACTTTATATCAAATGAAATGCAAGTTTTGATTCAGTTTTAAATGCACTAGACTGCAATACATTTTTACAGCCACTGACGATCAGGAGAAACCgaactctctctctcttacTCCTGAAAACAGCTGTTCAAGAAACTGTATGTGATTCAATTAACTTGTTCTACCTGTGAGAGAAGAAATAacctgttgttgttgccgttatTGTGTTTTCTGGCTAGATGAGTTTTCGCTTTTTTCGAGCAAATTGGAACAAGGTAAACGGGTCAGCATAACGGGTTGCCTACGCAAATTGTGCCACTAATTTTTTAGCACAGACATAAAGGTGTCTCACGCGCACACCTGAACTTTTTGCATTTCCATTCCATTTCCGCccgaacaacaacaaacagcGGCGGGCCAATTAGCACTTAAAACTGTCTATTTGTTGACGCGTCAGAACCgttgcacacacacacgcaggTCACCATTTTCACAGGCACACTCCCACACCCAAAACAGCTCCATGCAAATGCTAGCTTTGTCATCAATTCGGGCGAGTTTTCAGGCTCAACTCACCGTTTCACTTGGTGCACTGACAAGTTTACACTTTAAATCACACACTTCACATGATTATTGCTTTTAGTTTAAATGAAAAATTGCATTTTTCACGAATTTTCACGGCGCTGCGATTCACAAGAAAAAAGCTAGTCTAGCTCGATAGCTCGGCCGATAGCGATAGTCGAGTCGATAAATCAACGTTGCGCTGTGAATGGCAAACAGCTGTTTGCTGATTGCACGTGTAGTtgagttttttttgtttatataaaaacGCATCGAATTTTTAGTTTAGTAATTTTTGAGAAATACAGAGAAAATGGCCAGAAGACCAGAGCATTCAGCACCTCCAGAAATTGTAAGTATGTGGTTGGTAAAATGAACGTTCTATCTAAGTTCGTACTCTTTCAGTTCTACAACGATGACGAGGCCAAGAAATATTCCACAAAGTGAGTTATTCGTTCTAGAAAATATAGTACTTAGTACAATTACGGATTTTTAGCACCCGCATCATTGAGATCCAAGTGGAAATGGCCGAGCGAGCTTTGGAACTGCTGGCCTTTCCGGACGATGATGAATCCCGCCTGATTTTGGATATTGGCTGTGGCTCTGGCCTCTCGGGAAGCGTTCTGGAGGACAGCGAACACATGTGGATCGGCGTAGATATATCCAAGTCCATGCTGGACATTGCGGTGGAACGGGAGGTGGCTGGGGATGTGATCTTGGGAGACATGGGCGAGGGCCTGCCCTTCAAGCCAGGCACCTTCGATGGCGCCATCTCAATCTCTGCCCTCCAGTGGCTCTGCAACGCGGACAAGTCGTATCACAATCCGCACAAGCGCCTGCTGAAGTTCTTCACCACCCTGTTTTCCTGTCTGACACGTACCGCCCGCGCCGTCTTTCAATTTTACCCGGAGAACTCCGATCAGATTGAGATGGTCACCTCGCAGGCCATGAAGGCGGGTTTCTACGGAGGATTAGTGGTTGACTATCCCAACTCTGCCAAGGCAAAAAAGTACTACCTGGTGCTGATGACTGGAGGATCGGCTGAGCTGCCAAAGGCTTTGGGTGGGTCTCTTATTCAATTCTAAAGTAACTATTCCCCTATCAAACACTACCTTTTCCTTACTTTGTTTAAAGGTTCTCCCGAGGAAGAACGTCGTGTTAACTACATCAAGAAACGTGATGCCTGCCGTGAGGCACGAGGAAAGGCTCCGAAAAAATCCCGAGATTGGATTCTGGCCAAGAAGGAACGCCGACGCCGCCAGGGATTGGAAACTCGTCCTGATACAAAGTACACAGCGCGCAAGCGCACTGGGAAATTTTGATTAAAGTTTAAGAAGTTAAAATCACAAAGCAATGGATATTTCTTAGCGATTGGTGATTTTCTCGGAAATGTAAATAGTCACTACGTTCTCAAAGAAAAACGGCCAAATCTCTTATTCACAAAAATAGCCTTCCGATTTAATTGATTAAACTTAACTCTATTTACACTGTGGACTAGAGAACTCTACGATTCCTTCACGGCCAC is from Drosophila suzukii chromosome 3, CBGP_Dsuzu_IsoJpt1.0, whole genome shotgun sequence and encodes:
- the LOC118877612 gene encoding probable 18S rRNA (guanine-N(7))-methyltransferase: MARRPEHSAPPEIFYNDDEAKKYSTNTRIIEIQVEMAERALELLAFPDDDESRLILDIGCGSGLSGSVLEDSEHMWIGVDISKSMLDIAVEREVAGDVILGDMGEGLPFKPGTFDGAISISALQWLCNADKSYHNPHKRLLKFFTTLFSCLTRTARAVFQFYPENSDQIEMVTSQAMKAGFYGGLVVDYPNSAKAKKYYLVLMTGGSAELPKALGSPEEERRVNYIKKRDACREARGKAPKKSRDWILAKKERRRRQGLETRPDTKYTARKRTGKF